The Salmonella enterica subsp. houtenae serovar Houten genome has a segment encoding these proteins:
- the gmk gene encoding guanylate kinase produces the protein MAQGTLYIVSAPSGAGKSSLIQALLKTQPLYDTQVSVSHTTRAPRPGEVHGEHYFFVNHDEFKTMIGREAFLEHAEVFGNYYGTSRETIEQVLATGVDVFLDIDWQGAQQIREKMPQARSIFILPPSKIELDRRLRGRGQDSEEVIAKRMAQAVAEMSHYAEYDYLIVNDDFDTALSDLKTIIRAERLRMSRQKQRHDALISKLLAD, from the coding sequence ATGGCTCAAGGTACGCTTTATATTGTTTCTGCCCCCAGTGGCGCGGGTAAATCCAGCCTGATTCAGGCTTTATTAAAAACCCAACCGTTGTATGACACCCAGGTTTCCGTTTCACATACCACGCGCGCGCCGCGTCCGGGTGAAGTGCACGGTGAGCACTATTTCTTTGTAAATCATGATGAGTTTAAGACCATGATTGGCAGGGAGGCGTTTCTGGAGCATGCGGAAGTGTTTGGCAATTATTATGGCACTTCGCGCGAAACCATTGAGCAAGTGCTGGCAACCGGCGTCGATGTTTTTCTGGATATCGACTGGCAGGGCGCCCAGCAAATTCGCGAAAAGATGCCGCAAGCACGCAGCATTTTTATTTTGCCACCGTCAAAGATCGAACTGGATCGCCGTTTACGCGGTCGCGGGCAAGATAGCGAAGAAGTCATTGCCAAACGAATGGCGCAAGCGGTTGCAGAAATGAGCCATTACGCCGAATATGATTATCTTATTGTGAATGACGACTTTGATACCGCGTTAAGCGACTTGAAAACCATCATTCGCGCTGAACGTCTGCGTATGAGCCGCCAAAAGCAGCGTCATGACGCTTTAATCAGCAAATTGTTGGCAGACTGA
- the rpoZ gene encoding DNA-directed RNA polymerase subunit omega, with amino-acid sequence MARVTVQDAVEKIGNRFDLVLVAARRARQMQVGGKDPLVPEENDKTTVIALREIEEGLINNQILDVRERQEQQEQEAAELQAVTAIAEGRR; translated from the coding sequence ATGGCACGCGTAACTGTTCAGGACGCTGTAGAGAAAATTGGTAACCGTTTTGACCTGGTACTGGTCGCCGCGCGTCGCGCTCGTCAGATGCAGGTAGGCGGAAAGGATCCGCTGGTACCGGAAGAAAACGATAAAACTACCGTTATCGCGCTACGCGAAATCGAAGAAGGTCTGATTAACAACCAGATCCTCGACGTCCGCGAACGCCAGGAACAGCAAGAGCAGGAAGCCGCTGAATTACAAGCCGTTACCGCTATTGCTGAAGGTCGTCGTTAA